A stretch of the Corvus moneduloides isolate bCorMon1 chromosome 8, bCorMon1.pri, whole genome shotgun sequence genome encodes the following:
- the LOC116447468 gene encoding endogenous retrovirus group K member 10 Gag polyprotein-like, whose translation MSGQENFPIKMGNNISKLETLHKDCLLHITKEQGYNIQKSKLIQLLLWVKTYCPLYPPDGSYDLYHWKQVGESLQTHQLDSHEANCNEFITRGVVYSALQASRDSEEILHPAINSSADASPEHTAPLSHPDLVVLRVEEGMNGEELEGNLVNLRAIDLRQECDLYPAIKPQPLKIMAASPSTDAKVLKQHLHTPPSEPLRHMTDNELLLSPEPKHFLDTCQRQALDLGDVEFLRAMPTVYQGNQPRHEQISYEMVKVLRKSVKENGLQSSYTMGVVEVIAKNYVMLPANWKALFELIMTARQYLIWWAEYEELCENQAWANMNTGNAGITKDHLAGTGAQTSIRDQLRMPPETYNQVRGLAIRALKRVPDINKTEPGFSAIRQGPQEPYITFIDCLQTAVNRQSDLPAAAEILLKSLAYENANTDCHKALDQIKTNPNISLIDFIKTCVHVGTEQYKADLLATALAQQLKVALTAIKCFDCGEEGHVKKQCSKKKQGNRNPSKQCPRCKKGYHWSNECHSKYDKDGKPLPQWGKSKQGAGSGAPQQNRIQPQQTNTAQVTAGEAQAVPAWTWQFPPQPQ comes from the coding sequence ATGAGCGGCCAGGAAAATTTCCCCATAAAAATGGGCAATAATATAAGTAAACTGGAAACTCTCCATAAAGACTGTTTATTGCATATTACAAAGGAACAAGGCTATAATATACAAAAAAGCAAGCTTATACAACTCCTTCTATGGGTGAAAACTTACTGCCCTTTGTATCCCCCTGATGGCTCCTATGACCTCTATCACTGGAAGCAAGTGGGGGAGTCTCTACAGACTCATCAATTAGACAGTCATGAGGCTAACTGCAATGAATTTATTACACGGGGAGTTGTATATTCTGCACTACAAGCTTCTCGCGATTCAGAAGAAATATTACACCCAGCCATAAACTCATCAGCAGACGCTTCCCCTGAACACACAGCACCACTTTCACATCCTGATTTGGTTGTTTTGCGAGTGGAGGAAGGAATGAATGGGGAGGAACTGGAGGGCAATCTCGTAAATCTAAGAGCTATTGATCTAAGACAGGAATGTGATTTATATCCTGCCATAAAGCCACAGCCACTGAAAATTATGGCTGCATCACCATCTACTGATGCAAAGGTGCTAAAACAGCACTTGCATACCCCACCCTCTGAGCCCTTAAGACATATGACTGACAATGAACTTTTGCTGTCCCCTGAGCCAAAACACTTCCTAGACACCTGTCAAAGACAAGCATTAGATCTTGGGGATGTTGAATTTCTCCGTGCTATGCCCACGGTATATCAAGGCAATCAGCCTCGTCATGAGCAAATTTCTTATGAAATGGTTAAGGTATTAAGAAAGTCTGTCAAAGAAAATGGTCTGCAGTCTTCCTATACAATGGGAGTTGTAGAAGTTATAGCAAAAAACTATGTTATGTTACCTGCTAACTGGAAAGCTTTATTTGAATTGATTATGACAGCAAGACAATATTTGATATGGTGGGCAGAGTATGAAGAGCTATGTGAAAATCAAGCATGGGCTAACATGAACACTGGTAATGCTGGAATAACAAAGGATCATTTGGCAGGGACTGGAGCTCAGACAAGCATAAGAGATCAGTTAAGAATGCCCCCAGAGACATATAACCAAGTGAGGGGGCTGGCTATAAGAGCTCTGAAAAGAGTGCCGGACATTAACAAAACTGAACCTGGCTTCTCCGCCATAAGGCAAGGACCCCAAGAACCCTACATTACTTTTATCGATTGCTTGCAAACAGCTGTGAACAGGCAAAGTGATTtaccagctgcagcagaaatattACTGAAATCCTTAGCCTATGAAAATGCTAATACTGACTGTCATAAAGCACTTGATCAAATCAAAACCAATCCTAATATTTCCTTAATTGACTTTATCAAAACTTGTGTACATGTTGGTACAGAACAATACAAAGCAGATTTACTAGCAACTGCCTTAGCTCAACAGCTAAAAGTGGCTCTGACAGCAATTAAATGCTTTGACTGTGGAGAGGAAGGTCATGTGAAAAAGCAGTgctcaaagaaaaagcaagggaATAGAAATCCTAGTAAACAGTGCCCCAGATGCAAGAAAGGTTACCACTGGAGTAATGAATGCCATTCCAAGTACGACAAAGACGGCAAACCTCTGCCACAATGGGGAAAGTcaaagcagggagcaggatCTGGTGCCCCACAACAAAACAGGATCCAGCCACAGCAAACCAACACAGCTCAAGTTACAGCAGGAGAAGCCCAGGCAGTGCCGGCTTGGACTTGGCAGTTTCCACCACAACCACAATAA